From the genome of Fundulus heteroclitus isolate FHET01 chromosome 9, MU-UCD_Fhet_4.1, whole genome shotgun sequence, one region includes:
- the LOC118564250 gene encoding dynamin-2-like — MGNRGMEELIPLVNHLQEALGTVGQSCSLHLPQIAVVGGQSAGKSSVLENFVGRRRVVLLASQRNCQKPQNTSGLRCSKCR, encoded by the exons ATGGGCAACCGCGGGATGGAGGAGCTGATCCCGCTGGTCAACCACCTCCAGGAAGCCCTGGGCACCGTGGGCCAGAGCTGCAGCCTCCACCTGCCGCAGATCGCCGTGGTGGGCGGCCAGAGCGCGGGCAAGAGCTCCGTGCTGGAAAACTTCGTGGGCAG gagaagAGTTGTTTTACTGGCGTCACAAAGGAACTGCCAAAAGCCTCAAAACACAAGTGGTCTGCGGTGCTCAAAATGCAGATAA
- the LOC118564190 gene encoding dynamin-1-like — translation MKRDPCSWIHLGESKRDIKQCLETTRAFMRNKGCKVSRWTCDTVQYPIQADSTSCGVFVLKFAEKLLRREGMVFQTNPTAITEHRREIAVKLLRHMGYIGVVNCSQKDIDGKKDIMAALESERNFFLSHPAYKHMADRMGTPYLQRILNQQLTNHIRDELPAFRSHLQSQLLALNKEAEEYRKFSPDDAAGRTKTLLQSVALSVCAHCRSLN, via the exons ATGAAAAGAGATCCCTGCTCTTGGATCCATCTGGGGGAGTCCAAACGAGACATTAAACAATGTTTGGAAACTACAAG GGCATTCATGAGAAACAAAGGATGCAAAGTCTCCAGATGGACATGTGATACTGTTCAGTATCCGATACAGGCAGACAGTACTTCATGTGGTGTGTTTGTATTGAAA TTTGCAGAAAAACTGCTTAGAAGAGAGGGAATGGTTTTTCAAACAAACCCCACGGCCATTACTGAACATAGAAGGGAAATTGCAGTCAAACTTCTTCGACACATGG GTTACATAGGGGTTGTGAACTGCAGCCAGAAGGACATTGATGGGAAAAAGGACATCATGGCAGCTCTGGAATCAGAGAGAAATTTCTTTCTGTCCCATCCGGCCTACAAACACATGGCTGATCGCATGGGGACCCCATATTTACAAAGAATACTCAACCAG CAACTGACAAACCACATCCGGGATGAACTGCCAGCCTTTCGCAGCCACCTACAGAGCCAGCTGCTGGCCCTGAATAAAGAGGCCGAAGAATACAGGAAGTTCAGTCCAGACGACGCTGCAGGCAGGACCAAGACACTACTACAGTCAGTCGCTCTGTCCGTTTGTGCTCATTGTAGGAGCCTGAATTAA